From one Parambassis ranga chromosome 5, fParRan2.1, whole genome shotgun sequence genomic stretch:
- the LOC114435882 gene encoding multimerin-2-like isoform X4, producing the protein MDVKVFLLLGLTGLVSCDLPFKRRCIDPEDTNTAAQPTVCSNYKNIESIYGEIATLKNKVSFLEAQKQIASGNFNQTEKRLDETEKQLRENKGTVQNLETRTEAAFNDTKELLRLHKSELSNLNTTAQNLQLRLEARLTATKTNLEAEVEKIKNTDKALEAKLTEQANKFLNVEDQLGKVKAAVNTWQKVAFSASITEGANIFTGPSRSILSSTLVFNNVFTNIGNAYNSQTGIFTAPVKGVYQFTFMTFGYNSYTSGAILVKNGIYQVSTWEFKGPDYSDTASNTVILQLNQNDTVNMILWQGGKIHAGVFSGFLLFTVS; encoded by the exons ATGGACGTCAAGGTGTTTTTGCTCCTTGGCTTAACTGGGCTTGTATCCTGTGATCTTCCATTCAAGCGGAGGTGTATAGACCCAGAGGATACAAACACTGCTGCGCAGCCAACTGTCTGCTCAAATTACAAGAATATTGAAAGCATCTACGGTGAGATTGCTACCCTGAAGAATAAAGTTAGTTTCCTGGAGGCACAAAAGCAGATCGCCAGTGGAAACTTCAATCAGACTGAGAAGAGGCTTGATGAAACCGAGAAGCAGCTGAGGGAGAACAAAGGAACGGTTCAAAATCTGGAGACAAGAACTGAGGCTGCGTTTAATGACACAAAAGAACTTCTTCGTCTGCACAAAAGTGAACTTTCCAACCTCAACACGACAGCACAGAACCTCCAACTCAGACTGGAAGCCCGACTGACAGCTACAAAGACCAACCTCGAAGCTGAGGTGGAGAAGATAAAGAATACTGACAAAG CTTTGGAGGCAAAACTAACTGAACAAGCTAACAAATTCCTGAATGTGGAAGATCAGCTGGGTAAAGTTAAAGCAGCAG tcAACACATGGCAAAAGGTGGCGTTTTCAGCCAGCATCACTGAGGGTGCGAATATTTTTACTGGACCCAGCAGAAGCATCTTGTCCTCCACCCTGGTCTTCAACAACGTCTTCACAAACATCGGCAACGCTTACAACAGTCAAACAG GCATCTTCACTGCTCCGGTGAAAGGCGTCTACCAGTTCACCTTCATGACTTTTGGCTACAACAGCTACACCTCAGGAGCCATCTTGGTGAAGAATGGGATTTACCAAGTGAGCACCTGGGAATTCAAAGGGCCGGACTACAGCGACACGGCGAGCAACACGGTCATCCTTCAACTGAACCAGAACGACACCGTCAACATGATTCTGTGGCAGGGTGGGAAAATACACGCCGGGGTCTTCAGCGGCTTCCTCCTGTTCACAGTCTCATAG
- the LOC114435863 gene encoding kelch-like protein 33, with amino-acid sequence MEFTRHYLPMEWEERWRREKERRKRVIEEGGEGIEQDNRELRRIVAYNDMRMGLTTGRDKHEGAEVRPSGSSVMTEETFGHDIHTCRSRTYPKEVFEVLKDFWDSSVLTDLTLTTGSGNSFDVHSIILAAVSDFVLKRLRDKPDDDHTGVHKWSIHMGTEVDCVGLQAVMEFAYTGVVLSLNKDTVAHIKAAAQVLVVPRLVELCNKVERMKEGFAKEMFSGLEQIKTTLQVIEQLRVDRVRCDVTLDLDGTFLHVHRVILAASSDYFHGMFTCGMKESHQSCVTLPFLLGSELEALICCSYSGTLLLSWDSVFEITCMALQLQFQPALSLCLGFMQQEINASSCLDVASFAEAYGMSELLEQANDFVLRNFREVSVTAKFQDLPAEKLLDFLRCDGLCVPSELAVFRAVISWIEADPEERLAQAGLLMTGVRFPLMTFREFREVRAINLRMECFGNKEVELYGSALKEFGLLKSEDYCRVRRPKDAVVVVGGDQLNPDVGQRIPSREVWFVNSLRSGTGLVKEIEWRRLGEIPDKPKFRHAVAVMDGRLYVVGGCHFYAKDDMMNSTYSYDPAKDSWKRLAEMQEYRSNFSLMVHEERLYAIGGDKDINTNVDSVEMYNTDTDSWSFVRPLDQALSGHAVAVTNGGVFISGGFNCKYVCLVSMFLYHPERGTTYLADMSHDRAQHCMEALQGRLCVAGGVCNLRKFYTDQPACEVYDPVSDSWSAFAPLPVPHVGAASAILEDKIYILGGYCQEDYSESGLVHRFDPCTQRWENMGKLPGAVTDIRACLLQLPQHFRQ; translated from the exons ATGGAGTTTACCCGGCATTACCTACCCATGGAATGGGAAGAGcgatggaggagagagaaggagaggaggaaaagagtgATTGAAGAAGGTGGAGAGGGGATAGAGCAGGACAACCGCGAGCTGAGGAGGATTGTTGCTTACAATGACATGAGGATGGGCCTGACGACTGGGAGGGATAAACACGAAGGGGCAGAGGTCAGACCGAGTGGTTCTTCTGTTATGACTGAGGAGACATTTGGACATGACATTCACACATGCCGCAGCCGAACGTATCCAAAGGAGGTGTTTGAGGTCCTGAAGGACTTCTGGGATTCATCTGTTCTTACAGATCTGACTCTGACCACTGGGAGCGGGAACAGCTTTGATGTGCACTCCATTATCCTGGCTGCTGTCAGTGACTTCGTTCTGAAGAGACTGCGGGACAAACCAGATGATGATCACACAGGAGTCCATAAGTGGTCCATACACATGGGCACTGAGGTGGACTGCGTTGGACTTCAGGCTGTTATGGAGTTTGCCTACACCGGGGTTGTATTATCTTTAAACAAAGACACCGTGGCCCACATTAAGGCTGCAGCTCAAGTACTGGTGGTCCCACGTCTGGTGGAGCTATGCAACAAAGTGGAAAGAATGAAGGAAGGTTTTGCGAAGGAAATGTTTTCTGGGCTGGAACAGATCAAGACCACTCTTCAGGTCATCGAGCAGCTGCGGGTGGACAGAGTTAGGTGTGATGTAACTCTGGATCTGGATGGCACTTTCCTACATG TGCACAGAGTCATCCTGGCAGCAAGCAGCGACTACTTCCATGGCATGTTCACCTGTGGAATGAAGGAGTCCCATCAGTCTTGTGTTACCCTCCCCTTCCTGTTGGGCTCTGAGTTAGAGGCCCTTATTTGCTGCTCCTACAGTGGGACCCTTCTGCTTAGTTGGGACTCTGTTTTCGAGATCACCTGCATGGCTCTCCAACTTCAGTTTCAGCCCGCTCTCTCCCTTTGCTTAGGCTTTATGCAGCAAGAAATAAATGCAAGCTCCTGCCTGGATGTGGCATCTTTTGCTGAAGCTTATGGGATGTCAGAGCTCCTTGAGCAAGCCAATGACTTTGTGCTGAGGAACTTCAGAGAAGTATCAGTCACAGCCAAGTTTCAGGACTTACCAGCTGAGAAGCTTCTTGACTTCCTCCGCTGTGACGGTCTGTGTGTGCCATCAGAGCTGGCCGTGTTTCGAGCTGTAATCTCATGGATTGAGGCTGATCCTGAGGAGAGATTGGCCCAGGCTGGTTTACTGATGACCGGGGTTCGCTTCCCACTCATGACCTTTCGAGAGTTCAGAGAAGTCAGAGCCATTAATCTGCGCATGGAGTGCTTTGGAAACAAGGAGGTGGAACTCTATGGTTCAGCACTCAAGGAATTTGGCCTTCTGAAGTCTGAGGACTACTGTCGGGTAAGGCGGCCCAAAGATGCTGTGGTTGTAGTCGGAGGAGACCAGCTGAACCCGGATGTGGGTCAGCGCATCCCAAGCAGGGAAGTGTGGTTTGTAAACTCCCTACGCAGTGGCACGGGGTTGGTGAAGGAGATAGAGTGGAGAAGACTTGGAGAGATTCCAGACAAGCCAAAGTTCAGGCATGCAGTCGCAGTAATGGATGGAAGGCTGTATGTAGTCGGAGGGTGCCACTTTTATGCTAAGGATGACATGATGAACTCTACCTACAG TTATGACCCCGCGAAGGACAGCTGGAAGAGGCTGGCCGAAATGCAGGAGTACAGGAGTAACTTCTCCTTGATGGTGCATGAGGAGCGACTTTATGCTATTGGTGGAGATAAGGACATCAACACCAACGTGGACAGCGTGGAGAtgtacaacacagacacagactcctGGAG CTTTGTCCGGCCCCTGGACCAGGCCCTGAGCGGCCATGCTGTCGCTGTCACCAATGgaggtgtttttatttctggagGTTTTAACTGTAAGTACGTGTGCTTGGTGTCCATGTTCCTGTACCACCCAGAAAGGGGCACCACCTACCTGGCAGACATGTCCCACGACCGGGCCCAGCATTGCATGGAGGCCCTGCAGGGCCGCCTGTGCGTCGCCGGCGGTGTTTGTAACCTGAGGAAGTTTTACACGGACCAACCGGCCTGTGAGGTGTACGACCCTGTGTCCGATTCCTGGTCTGCTTTTGCACCGCTGCCAGTGCCACATGTTGGTGCAGCCTCAGCCATTCTGGAGGACAAAATCTACATACTGGGAGGGTACTGCCAGGAGGACTACAGTGAGTCTGGGCTGGTTCATCGTTTTGATCCTTGTACACAACGATGGGAAAACATGGGCAAACTGCCAGGGGCTGTTACTGACATTCGAGCCTGTCTGCTCCAATTGCCCCAGCACTTCAGACAGTAA
- the LOC114435892 gene encoding cerebellin-2-like, with amino-acid sequence MDRLSVLIVVCLLASWSECHTEGEYNETQITALLLEDPADTTEEINDAVFDQEPQIPELLTLNTSASQTGCEASIFMVLGALEERQRATERALEETNQKLEASLATCETQVATLNSTLNELRRTYEGQGRVAFSVALPTESTIGPLNVIFPLVYRHIHINIGGHYSPVTGYFTAPVRGVYYFSFNSICWATNQGTCGGSLYHNGIFIASWYGHSSTHPTSGFNSAALLLKAGDNVNVRLWAQNRISDSGNKYSTFTGFLLFPM; translated from the exons ATGGATAGACTGTCAGTGCTGATAGTGGTGTGTTTGCTTGCCAGTTGGTCTGAGTGCCACACTGAGGGCGAGTACAATGAGACCCAGATCACTGCACTCTTACTGGAAGACCCTGCCGACACGACAGAGGAGATTAACGATGCTGTCTTCGACCAAGAACCACAAATACCAGAGCTTCTGACTTTAAATACATCAGCCAGCCAGACAGGATGTGAAGCCAGCATCTTCATGGTGCTGGGGGCTCtagaagagagacagagggccACTGAGAGAGCCCTGGaagaaacaaaccaaaaactgGAGGCAAGTCTGGCTACCTGCGAGACACAAGTGGCGACACTTAACAGCACACTGAATGAACTTAGGAGAACATATGAAG GACAAGGTCGGGTTGCGTTTTCGGTTGCACTTCCAACAGAGTCCACCATTGGccctttaaatgttattttcccTCTGGtgtacagacacatacacatcaaTATTGGAGGACATTACAGCCCAGTAACAG GTTATTTTACAGCACCGGTGCGAGGAGTCTACTATTTCAGCTTTAATTCAATATGCTGGGCAACAAACCAAGGAACCTGTGGTGGCAGTCTGTACCACAATGGAATATTTATTGCATCGTGGTATGGTCATAGTTCAACTCACCCCACATCTGGATTTAACAGCGCTGCTTTGCTGCTTAAAGCTGGCGACAACGTCAATGTTCGTCTGTGGGCTCAAAATAGGATCAGTGATAGTGGAAACAAGTACTCCACATTCACTGGGTTTTTGCTTTTCCCCATGTGA